The following proteins come from a genomic window of Geminicoccaceae bacterium SCSIO 64248:
- a CDS encoding SDR family oxidoreductase produces the protein MSKVVLVTGGSRGIGAAVCRLAAKAGYDVAVNYAGREDAARAVAAEVKALGRRAVILQADVGNADAIPDLFDRCIEEFGGLDAVVNNAGVINKTAPLADLSVEEIRRIVDIDLTSAMLVAREAVRRMSTARGGKGGVLVNMSSRASELAGVGGFIPYGAAKGGIDVLTIGLGREVAGEGIRVCGIRPGLIDTDIQNDTGVEQRMERFGPTVPMGRGGTADEVAETVLWLMSEKASYVTATTIDVSGGR, from the coding sequence ATGTCGAAAGTCGTCCTGGTCACCGGCGGCAGCCGTGGCATCGGCGCCGCCGTTTGCCGTCTGGCCGCCAAGGCCGGCTATGACGTCGCCGTGAATTATGCCGGGCGCGAGGACGCCGCTCGCGCGGTCGCCGCCGAGGTCAAGGCGCTCGGCCGGCGCGCGGTGATCCTCCAGGCCGATGTCGGCAACGCCGACGCGATCCCGGACCTGTTCGACCGTTGCATCGAGGAGTTCGGCGGGCTGGACGCGGTGGTCAACAACGCCGGCGTGATCAACAAGACGGCGCCGCTCGCCGATCTCTCGGTCGAGGAGATCCGCCGCATCGTCGATATCGACCTGACCTCGGCCATGCTGGTCGCGCGCGAGGCGGTGCGCCGGATGTCGACCGCACGCGGCGGCAAGGGCGGTGTCCTCGTCAACATGTCTTCGCGCGCCTCGGAGCTGGCCGGCGTCGGCGGCTTCATCCCGTACGGCGCGGCCAAGGGCGGCATCGACGTGCTGACGATCGGCCTGGGGCGCGAGGTCGCGGGCGAAGGCATCCGGGTCTGCGGCATCCGGCCGGGCCTGATCGACACCGACATCCAGAACGACACCGGCGTCGAGCAGCGCATGGAACGCTTCGGCCCGACCGTGCCGATGGGCCGCGGCGGCACCGCCGACGAGGTGGCCGAAACCGTCCTCTGGCTGATGTCGGAGAAGGCGTCCTACGTGACCGCGACCACGATCGACGTGTCCGGCGGGCGCTGA
- a CDS encoding class I SAM-dependent methyltransferase, which yields MSQPLSAHDASRPEIGDLQSFYASRQGQLVRRLIAQRLRLAWPDLGGQRVLGLGYALPYLHAMGDGAERAVGLMTAGSWKRCASRTVTGGRCALADEQCLPLADGAVDRVVLVHALEGCDQIRPLLREVWRVLADGGRMLVVVPNRRGLWTLSDQTPFGVGRPYSSSQLQRALRDALFEPLDVAGAVFMPPVRSRLLLRTGMAWERFGVRWTPRFGGVLIAEAEKSIYSGALAAEAETSRLPRYLRVPRRLAAARDHAPEPKLRPAARSATIHQFRPRTRSS from the coding sequence ATGAGCCAGCCCTTGAGCGCCCACGACGCCAGTCGGCCTGAAATCGGCGACCTGCAGAGCTTCTATGCCAGCCGGCAGGGACAGCTCGTGCGGCGCCTGATCGCCCAACGCCTGCGCCTCGCCTGGCCCGATCTCGGCGGCCAACGCGTGCTCGGCCTCGGTTATGCCCTACCCTATCTGCACGCGATGGGCGATGGCGCCGAGCGCGCGGTCGGCCTGATGACCGCCGGCTCGTGGAAGCGTTGCGCCTCGCGGACGGTCACCGGCGGCCGATGCGCGCTGGCGGACGAGCAGTGCCTGCCGCTCGCCGACGGCGCGGTCGACCGCGTCGTCCTGGTCCATGCGTTGGAAGGCTGCGACCAGATCCGGCCGCTCCTGCGCGAGGTGTGGCGCGTCCTGGCCGACGGCGGCCGGATGCTGGTCGTCGTGCCGAACCGGCGCGGCCTGTGGACGCTCAGCGACCAGACGCCGTTCGGCGTCGGCCGGCCCTACAGCTCGAGCCAGCTGCAGCGAGCCCTGCGCGACGCGCTGTTCGAGCCGCTCGACGTCGCGGGCGCGGTCTTCATGCCGCCGGTCCGCTCGCGGCTTCTTCTGCGCACGGGCATGGCCTGGGAACGTTTCGGCGTGCGCTGGACGCCGCGTTTCGGCGGCGTGCTGATCGCCGAGGCCGAGAAGTCGATCTACTCGGGGGCGCTCGCCGCCGAGGCGGAGACCAGCCGCCTGCCCCGTTATCTTCGCGTTCCCCGCCGCCTCGCCGCCGCGCGCGACCACGCGCCGGAGCCGAAGCTGCGGCCGGCGGCGCGCAGCGCCACGATCCACCAATTCAGGCCGCGCACCCGCTCGTCCTGA
- the gloB gene encoding hydroxyacylglutathione hydrolase: MTVLEIERLPARSDNYMYLLHAPESDLTAIVDPADAAPVLARLKERGLTLDWIVNTHHHGDHTGGNLELKQATGAKVAGPRAEAARIPGLDLPLGEGDVFALGAVAGRVIDTPGHTAGHISLYFEEQGALFAADTLFALGCGRLLEGTPEQMHASLAKLAALPDDTQVYCGHEYTLANARFALSVDPDNQALVARAREIERLRERGEPTVPSRLGDEKATNPFLRASDPAIRRQLGMERDGDVAVFAEIRKRKDQF; the protein is encoded by the coding sequence ATGACCGTACTCGAGATCGAACGCCTTCCCGCGCGCAGCGACAACTACATGTATCTGCTGCACGCGCCCGAGTCCGACCTGACCGCGATCGTCGATCCGGCCGATGCCGCGCCGGTCCTGGCCCGGCTGAAGGAGCGCGGGCTTACGCTCGACTGGATCGTCAACACGCATCATCACGGCGACCATACCGGCGGCAATCTCGAGTTGAAGCAGGCGACCGGGGCGAAGGTGGCCGGGCCACGCGCCGAGGCTGCGCGCATTCCGGGGCTGGACCTGCCGCTGGGTGAGGGCGACGTGTTCGCCCTCGGCGCCGTCGCCGGCCGGGTGATCGACACGCCGGGCCACACCGCCGGCCATATCAGCCTCTATTTCGAGGAGCAGGGCGCGCTGTTCGCGGCCGATACCCTGTTCGCCCTGGGATGTGGGCGGCTGCTCGAAGGCACGCCCGAGCAGATGCACGCCAGCCTCGCCAAGCTGGCCGCCCTGCCGGACGATACCCAGGTCTATTGCGGCCACGAATACACGCTGGCCAACGCCCGCTTCGCGCTCAGCGTCGATCCCGACAACCAGGCCCTCGTCGCGCGCGCCCGCGAAATCGAGCGCCTGCGCGAGCGGGGCGAGCCGACCGTGCCCAGTCGTCTCGGCGACGAGAAGGCGACCAATCCGTTCCTACGCGCGAGCGATCCCGCGATCCGTCGCCAGCTCGGCATGGAGCGGGATGGCGACGTCGCGGTCTTCGCCGAAATCCGAAAGCGCAAAGACCAATTCTGA
- the ade gene encoding adenine deaminase: protein MAVSADDLARRIEQAAGRAPADLVIRNARLLNLSTGSLDATEVAITGDTIVGTYETYEAAREIDAGGRIVVPGFIDTHVHIESSMVTPAEFERLVLPRGTTTAIVDPHEIANVLGTEGIRYILDSAEAASLGVFVQLSSCVPSSHLETSGARLEAGDLVALRDHPKAYGLAEFMNFPGVIAADPGCLAKIAAFADRVRDGHSPLLSGKGLNAYLAAGIQNDHEATRIREAEEKLKRGMHICMREGSLAKDVKALAALLDDLTSPFMSFCTDDRNPLEIVRDGHIDHAIRVAIKAGAPPVAAYRAATVSAARAFRLYDRGLVAPGYRADLVLLDDLETCQVADVLLAGRPIADALSEHRHPAPVGAGSVRLDPVEPSLFAVEADGPGGPVIGVVEGSLITEHLTLDLPFADGQRLPDVVHGVHKVAVLARHGVNRNVGRAFVRGFGSLKGALATSVGHDSHNITVVGADDRSMATAVNRVIAMQGGLVAARDDHVLADLPLPLAGLMSDRPYEEVTAGLERALEAARTLGCGLAEPYLQMAFLPLPVIPHLKLTDHGLVDVDRFTLLPG, encoded by the coding sequence ATGGCCGTATCAGCCGATGATCTCGCGAGGCGGATCGAGCAGGCGGCCGGCAGGGCGCCTGCCGACCTCGTGATCCGCAACGCCCGCCTGCTCAACCTGTCGACCGGCTCGCTGGACGCGACCGAGGTCGCGATCACGGGCGACACGATCGTCGGGACCTACGAGACCTACGAGGCGGCGCGCGAGATCGACGCCGGGGGCCGGATCGTCGTGCCGGGCTTCATCGACACGCATGTCCATATCGAAAGCTCGATGGTCACGCCGGCCGAATTCGAGCGCCTGGTCCTGCCGCGCGGCACGACCACGGCGATCGTCGATCCGCACGAGATCGCCAACGTGCTGGGGACGGAGGGCATCCGCTACATCCTGGACTCCGCCGAGGCCGCTTCGCTCGGCGTGTTCGTCCAGCTCAGCTCCTGTGTGCCGTCCAGTCACCTGGAGACCTCGGGCGCACGGCTGGAAGCCGGCGACCTGGTCGCCCTGCGCGATCATCCGAAGGCCTATGGCCTGGCCGAGTTCATGAATTTCCCGGGCGTGATCGCGGCCGATCCCGGCTGCCTCGCCAAGATCGCCGCCTTCGCCGACCGCGTGCGCGACGGCCATTCGCCGCTCCTGAGCGGCAAGGGCCTGAACGCCTATCTGGCCGCCGGCATCCAGAACGACCACGAGGCGACGCGCATCCGCGAGGCGGAGGAGAAGCTCAAGCGCGGCATGCACATCTGCATGCGCGAGGGCAGCCTCGCCAAGGACGTCAAGGCGCTGGCCGCCCTGCTCGACGACCTGACCTCGCCCTTCATGTCCTTTTGCACGGACGACCGCAACCCGCTCGAGATCGTGCGCGACGGCCATATCGACCACGCGATCCGCGTCGCGATCAAGGCGGGCGCGCCGCCGGTGGCGGCCTACCGCGCCGCGACCGTCTCCGCCGCTCGGGCGTTCCGGCTCTACGATCGCGGCCTGGTCGCTCCCGGCTACCGCGCGGACCTCGTCCTGCTGGACGATCTCGAGACCTGTCAGGTCGCCGACGTGCTCCTGGCCGGGCGGCCGATCGCCGACGCGCTGTCCGAGCACAGGCATCCGGCACCTGTCGGCGCCGGGTCGGTGCGGCTCGATCCGGTCGAGCCGTCCTTGTTCGCGGTCGAGGCCGACGGTCCGGGCGGGCCGGTGATCGGCGTAGTCGAGGGCTCGCTGATCACCGAGCACCTGACCCTCGATCTGCCTTTCGCGGACGGGCAGCGCCTGCCCGACGTCGTGCACGGCGTGCACAAGGTCGCCGTTCTGGCGCGGCACGGGGTCAACCGCAACGTCGGACGGGCCTTCGTGCGCGGCTTCGGCTCGTTGAAGGGTGCGCTCGCGACGTCGGTCGGGCACGACAGCCACAACATCACAGTGGTCGGAGCCGACGACCGCTCGATGGCCACCGCCGTCAACCGCGTGATCGCCATGCAAGGCGGCCTGGTCGCTGCCCGTGACGATCACGTCCTGGCGGATTTGCCGCTGCCGCTTGCCGGCCTTATGTCCGACCGGCCCTACGAGGAGGTCACGGCCGGTCTGGAACGGGCGCTGGAAGCGGCACGGACGCTCGGCTGCGGCCTTGCCGAACCGTACCTGCAGATGGCGTTCCTGCCGCTGCCGGTCATCCCGCATCTCAAGCTCACCGACCACGGCCTGGTCGATGTCGACCGATTCACGCTGCTTCCAGGCTAG